The proteins below come from a single Tachysurus fulvidraco isolate hzauxx_2018 chromosome 26, HZAU_PFXX_2.0, whole genome shotgun sequence genomic window:
- the upk3b gene encoding uroplakin-3b, with protein MKPCLAALLACVIVCETFAINSINIIPDLSPDVAVPVTTNTVSLLNPNCYFENATLCPIKTQCFVWLVSSLTSATSTYDQKKLTNGFLAPYTSAYTSTGTGYSTTPINSLDKIPCPGTSPSNFLVGASGICQTSECNGVLPTGANMSFKYILVNNTNGILAETQWSSNIALKNVQSPDSIGNGYAGRSAAMVVITAILSVAAALLLLLLLIALILACCCRRGKTQTHEVRRQTSLIGSLRIPSYDVHNLKNPSPYDNPAYEQELNKKRYTTNSTLPQKTTTVITHVHSSDPDNITLQKM; from the exons ATGAAGCCCTGCTTAGCCGCCCTTTTGGCATGTGTAATAGTCTGTGAGACCTTTGCAATCA ATTCGATCAATATCATTCCGGACCTTTCGCCGGATGTGGCCGTACCAGTCACTACCAACACTGTGAGCCTTCTGAATCCAAATTGTTACTTTGAAAATgccacactgtgtcctatcaaaACCCAATGCTTTGTGTGGCTTGTGTCTTCACTTACCTCAG CAACAAGCACGTACGATCAGAAGAAACTAACAAACGGTTTCCTCGCTCCATATACAAGTGCCTACACTTCTACTGGAACTGGTTACTCCACAACCCCGATCAATAGTCTGGATAAAATACCCTGCCCTGGCACTTCTCCTTCCAATTTTCTAGTTGGAGCAAGTGGTATTTGTCAGACTTCTGAGTGCAATGGTGTATTGCCTACAGGAGCAAATATGAG CTTTAAGTATATTCTGGTCAATAACACCAACGGAATTCTTGCAGAGACACAATGGTCGTCCAACATTGCTCTGAAAAACG tacAAAGTCCAGACAGTATCGGTAATGGTTATGCTGGAAGGTCTGCTGCAATGGTGGTGATAACAGCAATTCTTTCCGTTGCTGCTGCTTTGCTTTTGCTGCTTCTACTTATTGCCTTAATTCTGGCCTG CTGCTGCCGCagagggaaaacacagacacatgaagTGAGGCGTCAAACTTCGCTGATCGGATCCCTCCGTATTCCCAGTTATGACGTGCACAACCTGAAGAATCCTTCCCCCTATGACAACCCTGCATACGAGCAAGAACTGAATAAGAAGAGATACACCACAAACTCCACCCTGCCCCAGAAAACCACCACGGTTATCACTCACGTGCACTCTAGTGATCCAGATAACATTACCCtgcaaaaaatgtga
- the prkrip1 gene encoding PRKR-interacting protein 1 homolog translates to MAASEKDSKPGKPPKKDSQPLIIAKTPAEEQRLKLEKLMRNPDKPATIPERPKDWTPRAAPEFVRDVMGSSAGAGSGEFHVYRHLRRREYQRQDFLDRMSEKQKMDEEYLEKVKENQQAAEERTAKRRKKREKLKQKKMMAKKAKQKNKNQAEPDNEEEEEESSESEKDDENEEGKNDREDDAEEPSFVMGKR, encoded by the exons ATGGCGGCGTCTGAGAAAGACTCTAAACCGGGGAAACCTCCAAAGAAGGACTCACAGCCTTTAATCATCGCTAAAACTCCTGCAGAGGAGCAGCGGCTCAAACTGGAGAAGTTAATGCGCAACCCG GATAAACCAGCTACGATACCGGAAAGACCGAAAGATTGGACTCCTCGCGCTGCCCCGGAGTTCGTGCGTGACGTCATGG GCTCCAGCGCCGGAGCGGGCAGCGGTGAATTCCACGTCTACAGACACTTGAGGCGGCGAGAGTATCAGAGACAAGACTTTCTGGACCGGATGTCTGAGAAG CAAAAGATGGATGAAGAATATCTGGAGAAAGTGAAGGAAAACCAGCAGGCTGCTGAGGAGAGGACAGCCAAACGCAGGAAGAAGAG GGAGAAGCTCAAACAGAAAAAGATGATGGCCAAGAAAGCCAAACAGAAGAACAAGAACCAAGCAG AGCCTGataatgaggaggaggaggaggaatccTCGGAGAGCGAGAAAGACGACGAGAATGAAGAGGGAAAGAATGACCGTGAGGACGATGCTGAGGAGCCCAGCTTTGTCATGGGCAAGAGGTGA